A segment of the Pieris napi chromosome 5, ilPieNapi1.2, whole genome shotgun sequence genome:
GTGGTTAAGCCTTCATGCAAATGAATATGAAGGTTATTTAAACACCAAACTAGATAAGTGACGACTTAGCTATTAGTGTAACTAATCAGTTTATTGCACGTAGTCTTTATAAGatcacaaatttaaaaaaatacaattgtcGTTGTTTGCAGTGACACTTTAAAGAGGCACAATCAATTCTGGCACTGGAGGGtcacctgatgtaaagtgatcgccgcccatggacactcacattgccagaaggctcgtaagcgcgttgccggccttttaagaattggtacgcactTTTCTGGAAGGCATACATAGTTCATTTAGTAATTATCGTcagttcttatatttaaatatgtgtgtttattataatttaactgaGTTTGATGAATTTGGTTTATAGATGCGATATTTTAAGTGGGTTTAGGAAATTAGCAGTTTTTATCATTATCTTGCGTAGAAAAAGTATATTACTATATCTATTGAAACAGCGTTGTTAACTGTTTTAACATTTTTGCccttaaaaaaatgattattgtttttgttaatgtaTTTGAAAGgttgttatgttaataattctAAAGGCATTCTCTCTCTGCTTTCGTCGATGAGCAAAATTTTGGAACAAAAAAGTTACCCGcatttttactttgtcaccTGAAGGGGTgggaaaataattaaatttaatttatttattcgaaTATAGTTAAACTGAAATTAACTCGGTCAAAGTCACGGGCACTAATTTCTAAGTGAAAATCATTACGATGTATTtcatcgtaaaaaaattagtgcAATAATCCAACAAAGTAACacttttttatgaattgctacacttaatatagtttaatgtttttaaattatttattaccaaaCACCAAGGCCATTCACGCAAATCAACAACAATGCAGTGCTTAGTCATTATTGGTACTTAACAATAAGTgcaacattataaataattcatagtAAGTTATCCTCGGAGACTTTATACAAATGAGCATAAGTCTCCgcatacacaaaaataataagaaaaattagTACACACATGCAATTTTTTGCGCACCCTAAACACTATTGCTTGtgagacggatatatttagttgcacattggctgaattcacaagaatttcattatttataattagttataaaatggtttaggtgtttaagtttttacttgttatggttatattatgttttacgttagttttctattgtattagtattaagttactgtaaaaataggaaataaggaataaataaataaatttatttcataagataatgtttaaataaaatacaactaTCGATATATTTCacgaaatttataaacaagaaTGGAAGGGAGGGTCTCGTCGGTGGCATGAGTCGTGCtgcgtaataaaataattatattctaaTGATTTGAACATGTTGTATAAAGATATGAGAATAAAAGCGGCGATACAGATTCTAGTAGAAAATTGAACGCAATTAGTAGCTGTTTGAATTGATCTAGTCTagactttttagttttagcgCCATCTAGCGTTAGctttaacaaaaacacaaaattaaataaaaaactaaatcttaataattaaatgtacagAACAATGTGTGTTATCAGAccaaatgtttaataataatatataataagtactttttacataattttattttaattatgttctaTTACTGGCTTAACTTTAACTAAAACAATATACATTATCCAttgcataataatattaaacctaaaattatttattaataaaatttacgttcaatttattgttggagtagcatttttttttttaagattttcacTTTAAAGATAAAAGAATATAACTGTTAGAAGCTTTTATGTTGATAAAGAAATCGTGTCagttttctattatatttgcAGCACTATCTATGTTTGTGTAATTTCTCTACTCTATGAAAACTGAAGCAAgacttataaaatatctttatatgtCTTAGTAGTAAAAAAGTTAAGGGATTGCTGGAAATATTAAACTCACTTTAGAATTTATGTACTATCAATAGCAAATAGGCAAAGAAGAGTTTTGTTTGATATAAAATGCTAGATCGATTTTGAAGTTGATCCGTTCAAAATCAAACTATCATTTTGTATCATTCAACTCACTTTTGTgtagttttataattgaaaatttagatagtaatagaatatttatatgtctaaaaCATGCACATGCTCTACTCAGGATTGAAGTAGTCCATATACTAaccaaaatatatagaaacttAAAGTAACAAGAAGTAAGAAACAAACATTCAAAGGTACATTGATAAcatgcaattaaataaaactaattaccCAGTCAATGCTGATGTAGCCATAAGCATAATGTCTCTTGCTCCAATGAGGTGAGCATTTTGGTTAAATATAGGTTTCACTGTGTGAACACCCATACAGTCTGGAATATCTTGTTTATTAGCTAGCACCAACAGTGGCACACCAGTTAAATGTTCTGACGCTATCATTCTgtctgtaaatatataaatattatttacactaatattatagagctatgttgtttttgaagttatacttctttaggcccgttatgattttttttacgatGTGCAcacaccgtgacacaaaattaacagaatgaagttgcccgcggaagatgctacggcattggacataatttaaaaacaacattttcgaataataatagaatttatgttacgcttaatgtaagagaataataataaatatttatttatttaatttttcaaatataaactgaactttattgactataatgacaccttttccagtctttaattattcaattgtaattaatgatttgcatgcaatcaaaaactatttttaataatgccaaagaagtataacttcttacgcgcgtacataagtacatgcacctttttttattttattgaacttgATAAGTATCTTGGaattacaaaactaatttCTAGACATTATTCAAGTAAAATGGTGTGTTGCAGCTAATTACTTACCAAATGTTTCTTTTGACTCAGATACTCGCTCTCGATCAGATGAATCAACAATGTATATAACAGAATGACATTCAGCATAATACTGCAAAATATGACACTATGAATATTATATCTGTGTGATggcaaaaataaatgtttctatAATAGCAATTAGAATTACAAAGAAAAGATAAACACTTATGCTCTGAATACACTAACTAAGATTTTAAAACTCAGTAGTTGAAAGCAATATCCAAGGAGCAATTACTTTGTTTCTATTAGAATTACTTTGTAGCTACGAATTACGTGAATAAAAATTTTCTCAAAATAACatgaaatattttcacataCTTTGTCCCACAAGGATTGTAGTTCCTGTTGTCCACCTAGATCCCAAAAGTTAAGTCTTATTCCATCCACATCTATCTTTCCTATATTAAGGCCAACAGTTGTAGTTATCCTATTAGGGTTCatacctatatattttttagtaaatttcgTTTTAGCGGCCTCCAAATATGTCTGTAAGGTttagagaaatttaaaataacagtaAAGAAAGTGGGGAACGAATTCTGGgcaaataaaatgtgtttaatttaCCGTTTTCCCTGCATTATCGAGACCTAATATTAACACACAATACTCGTCTTTTTGaacaacatatttataaaacccaTGTAGTAGTgtgtacattttgtttcatgtttttattatatacagtataaaagaaaaataaaagtaattgaaataaaatcaaaacaagCTGAGTTTAGTATTTACAACAGCTGACAGCAGTTCTCAGTTGTCAAACGTGTTGTACGtgttaaatactaaatagtGTGAATAAAGCCAATAATCTGTGATCATCCACCACCACGATCCACTTGGTCTGTGCTACAGAAAACAGAccgttataataataattgattgaaGTTGCAATGATTATTATATCATACATATCGGGTATTCATATAAGAATAAacatattcataataaaataaataatcttaaagaAACGCCTTACAGTAAATAACAAAGTAGCCATTGACAAAAATAGTTtcggtttaaaaataaaaatattggactaatttgactttttttGATGTCAATAAAGATATCAAATATAcacattgtaaatatatattaaatagagTAATAAAGTAATGCCGactaaaagtataaaatcttTGACTGATAGATCTAGCATTTTGGGTGAATATGAGAGTATTTACCTCACTCCAAGGGAAGCTAATGTCTCATTAACACTACAGGGTGAGAAACCTGGCCCTGGAGAGTGGATATTTCTCGTTTTGTTTGACGGCcagattttatttgaaactaaGTGGAGCAATGAAGTGGTTCAGTTTATGCAATCACTCCCTTTAGATTTGAAGAAGAATTCTGACCAAAGTATATTAATCGATAGACCACTTACGTTCCTGTTGCGCCTTGCTGGCGGTAAGGGTACGAAAGATCCCGATCCTTTTCTTCACGTTGATAATCGTGTAGGGGGAAATGTTGATCTTTTTCCATTATTGTTAGGAGAGGAGAAAATAGTTGTTAACGCACCGCTATATGTTTTAACCACCGGGGAAGTTACTACCAGTTCAGTCATTGTCCATGCAGACACCAATGGAGTTGTTGAAAACAGCAGAGTTccaattataattactatgCTTTCTGCCCACTGTCTTCCGGTTGTCAGAGAAGGAACAGTATATATGAGCGCTGTTGGATTAAATGAAATACACAACCCTATGCCCATTCATTTTGGTATGTCCATGAGTACTGCATCAGCAACGAAAGTAGTTTGGTCATCAATAAGTAATGCTGCATATGGTGCAAACacactttataatattccAGAAGAAGATAAGTTTATATCTGATTGTGAATCAAACGATACCGATGAATGTATTTCTGTTTATTGGAATGCGATGAAACGAGTTCTTGTAGATCCTATTGCTTTTCGTGAGCGAATAGAAAATGGTCCATTTATGGTAGAACTGGCAGGTGTTCCAAAACAAGGCAAGATTGATGTCAGAGGACGTTATATGTCTTTTATAGATTTAGGAGTACTGTTGCAACCGGGCCAATATGGAGTAACAACTTGTggaaagttattatattttaatgaatctGATTTACCCGAACGAATGAGGCCATTGTTGGAGTTACCGCCTACTAGTGCTAAAATCAGTGTTCGAGAATCTGACGTCGTTACAGATGAACTTAACCACGTCGCTTATATAGCTATAAGGTTTGATTTATTTGAACCCCTTGTTCCTAAATCCAAAATAGCTGCTCTCTATGAAAAATTAGGCTTTCCTTGTCCGGAGGTCCCCGCTGGCCCAGTTGAAGAGTTACGTGTAGAACCAACTCCAGAAGACCCAGTTATAGATGTTCGGAAAATTAGGAAGGAAGGAGGCGCTTTAGCAGTACATAAAGAACTATGCGGCTTGTCTTGCATGGGAACTATGGCTATGAATCAAAGCAATAAACGCACGGCAGCTAACCGTCTATTGTATCGCGTGCGATCGATGCTTAAGCAGTTTCCGCCGGGAGAATGTTCACAAACTTATTTGCAAGATACTATTACTGCGCAACATCTGGCTTGCCGACGTGCCGTCACTGCATCATTTGCTCCACAGCCCCCTCTTCCTCGGTCAACTTCTCGTGTTGCAGCTGCTAGGAGCCGAATAGGTGGTGACGGAAGGATTATGAATCACCATATCGAACAAAATTTAAGAGCTCTTCCCAAACACCCGAGGCCTTTGTTTTGTAAA
Coding sequences within it:
- the LOC125049904 gene encoding uncharacterized protein LOC125049904, which encodes MPTKSIKSLTDRSSILGEYESIYLTPREANVSLTLQGEKPGPGEWIFLVLFDGQILFETKWSNEVVQFMQSLPLDLKKNSDQSILIDRPLTFLLRLAGGKGTKDPDPFLHVDNRVGGNVDLFPLLLGEEKIVVNAPLYVLTTGEVTTSSVIVHADTNGVVENSRVPIIITMLSAHCLPVVREGTVYMSAVGLNEIHNPMPIHFGMSMSTASATKVVWSSISNAAYGANTLYNIPEEDKFISDCESNDTDECISVYWNAMKRVLVDPIAFRERIENGPFMVELAGVPKQGKIDVRGRYMSFIDLGVLLQPGQYGVTTCGKLLYFNESDLPERMRPLLELPPTSAKISVRESDVVTDELNHVAYIAIRFDLFEPLVPKSKIAALYEKLGFPCPEVPAGPVEELRVEPTPEDPVIDVRKIRKEGGALAVHKELCGLSCMGTMAMNQSNKRTAANRLLYRVRSMLKQFPPGECSQTYLQDTITAQHLACRRAVTASFAPQPPLPRSTSRVAAARSRIGGDGRIMNHHIEQNLRALPKHPRPLFCKALRYLENQNENDARDCILKALSFQPRNRFLLWTLGAINYDKTGDSYDEAHAALRIAVKGDVTDGVTNAIAWASLHSFYHFHENAYAAFIAAKKMRKAYELPREWKRFLQRWVETSGEEESFWIPSLIDISNPLLTASAFFLCLRCFRFSDLLMQCFLKGCATRGSRLNLKTVITEDYYYVQAAYLLLQKQVDKAIQVTETAIKKFGPSCILSQMRLTCLVFARGWDGECEKGLSEADKAGSKLPPLMLLRAALGGIKSNPQGALQRAARAHKLAPSAYSALILSRVYLKIGMESLAERWAAAAVNTEPLLADGWAVLALLAMGERNLDKARNMIRTAKQAGPVSADVKEDVRKAMKVVRLEGLPELLVKEICFCDYY
- the LOC125049909 gene encoding ADP-ribosylation factor-related protein 1 translates to MYTLLHGFYKYVVQKDEYCVLILGLDNAGKTTYLEAAKTKFTKKYIGMNPNRITTTVGLNIGKIDVDGIRLNFWDLGGQQELQSLWDKYYAECHSVIYIVDSSDRERVSESKETFDRMIASEHLTGVPLLVLANKQDIPDCMGVHTVKPIFNQNAHLIGARDIMLMATSALTGDGVDEGIRWLVDCIKRNNVDRPPRNHEDNL